A window from Candidatus Omnitrophota bacterium encodes these proteins:
- a CDS encoding bifunctional 4-hydroxy-2-oxoglutarate aldolase/2-dehydro-3-deoxy-phosphogluconate aldolase, which translates to MNVAEFKKKPLMGILRGIVLEQIEPLIETIISSGLETIEIAMNTQGAAQLIREAKKISQKRLTLGAGTVLDMRSLKSALDSGATFIVMPVLVKDVLGYCVKNKIPVFPGALTPREIYQAWKEGATMVKVFPAKFFGPEYFKEIKGPFNDIELLACAGVTPENLREYFACGASAAAFGASVFKKEWLQRKDYSSITRAIKAYLEQLP; encoded by the coding sequence ATGAACGTAGCAGAGTTTAAAAAGAAGCCCTTAATGGGTATCCTGCGCGGTATAGTATTAGAGCAGATCGAGCCGTTGATTGAAACGATAATTTCATCGGGCCTGGAGACTATAGAGATTGCCATGAATACTCAAGGTGCTGCCCAGTTAATCCGCGAGGCTAAAAAAATCAGCCAGAAACGCCTTACACTCGGCGCAGGCACAGTGTTGGATATGCGCAGCTTAAAATCTGCCCTAGATTCCGGAGCTACTTTTATTGTTATGCCGGTTCTGGTAAAGGATGTTTTAGGATATTGCGTAAAAAATAAGATACCTGTTTTTCCTGGTGCACTTACTCCGCGGGAGATTTACCAGGCCTGGAAGGAAGGAGCAACCATGGTCAAAGTCTTTCCCGCCAAGTTTTTCGGCCCGGAATACTTTAAAGAAATCAAAGGTCCCTTCAACGATATTGAGCTTTTAGCCTGCGCAGGAGTGACACCCGAGAATTTACGTGAATATTTCGCCTGCGGCGCCAGCGCAGCAGCCTTCGGTGCATCGGTTTTTAAAAAAGAATGGCTGCAAAGAAAAGACTACTCAAGTATCACCCGCGCCATCAAAGCCTACCTGGAGCAACTCCCATAA
- a CDS encoding aldolase catalytic domain-containing protein has product MFREKIKVLDCTIRDGGLINNHDFDFRFVRAVYKALSEAGVDYMEIGYKNSKRLFSEKEFGKWKFCEDDDIKKVIDGIESRTKISIMVDVDRVDIEDVKPRKQSPVSMIRVASYVKDIDKAIFLVNHFADKGYETTVNIMAISRALDNELTEALTQLEKESKANVIYIVDSFGALYQETTEFLIKKAKAIIKTKEIGIHAHNNQQLAFGNTIEAIIHDANFVDGTVYGLGRAAGNCPLELILGFLKNPKFDIRPVLDLISKEFVPLREKIEWGYIIPYAITGILDEHPRAAMALRDSDKKENYREFYESLVGEDEE; this is encoded by the coding sequence ATGTTCAGGGAGAAGATTAAGGTATTAGATTGCACTATTAGAGACGGCGGCCTGATTAATAACCACGATTTTGACTTTCGTTTCGTGCGCGCAGTGTATAAGGCGCTTTCTGAGGCAGGCGTGGATTATATGGAGATAGGCTATAAAAACTCCAAGAGGCTCTTTTCGGAAAAGGAATTCGGTAAGTGGAAGTTTTGCGAAGATGATGATATTAAGAAGGTTATTGACGGCATTGAGTCGCGGACAAAGATCTCTATTATGGTGGATGTGGATAGGGTAGATATCGAAGACGTCAAACCCCGTAAACAAAGCCCGGTCTCCATGATTAGGGTGGCTTCTTATGTCAAGGATATTGACAAAGCTATATTTTTGGTGAACCACTTTGCGGATAAGGGTTATGAGACTACGGTAAATATCATGGCCATATCGCGCGCGCTGGATAATGAACTGACTGAGGCGCTTACGCAGTTGGAAAAAGAGAGCAAGGCAAATGTTATTTATATAGTGGATAGTTTCGGGGCCCTTTATCAGGAGACGACGGAGTTCCTGATTAAGAAGGCCAAGGCTATCATCAAGACCAAAGAGATCGGCATTCACGCGCATAATAACCAGCAGCTGGCCTTCGGTAATACTATTGAAGCAATCATTCACGATGCGAACTTTGTGGATGGTACTGTTTATGGCCTGGGCAGGGCAGCGGGAAATTGTCCGTTAGAGCTAATTTTAGGTTTTTTAAAGAATCCTAAATTCGATATCCGGCCGGTGCTGGATTTAATCTCCAAAGAGTTTGTTCCTTTACGCGAAAAGATCGAGTGGGGCTATATTATTCCTTATGCTATTACCGGTATCCTGGATGAACATCCCCGCGCGGCAATGGCGTTACGCGATAGCGACAAAAAAGAAAATTACCGCGAATTCTACGAGAGTTTAGTGGGTGAAGATGAGGAGTGA
- a CDS encoding DEAD/DEAH box helicase, producing the protein MMMTHKTGNAAGTAYEANPPGINFYGLGIAPKILDILERIKFKVPTPIQRKAIPLAITGKDVIGIAQTGTGKTHAFVIPMVQMLAQKKGIGLVLAPTRELAIQIDEAFRGIAPAFGMRTACLIGGAPMLPQVQALRKNPRVVIATPGRLLDHMSQWNIMPNEVAMLVLDEADRMLDMGFAPQINKILRFLPKERQTMLFSATIPKEIMEMAAKYMKLPVCIEIAPSGTTAEHVTQELFIVKREAKQQLLGKLLTQYQGSVLLFSRTKYNARKLCRAIRDMGHSVAEIHSNRSLSQRREALEGFRAGRYKVLVATDIAARGIDVSGIELVINYDLPEDAQNYVHRIGRTARAGHKGHAISFATPEQSAEVKDIEKIIRASLPVSKHPHVPSAEFIKPGHHSADREQRKNYFRKQRRNSYHRH; encoded by the coding sequence ATGATGATGACGCACAAAACAGGCAATGCAGCAGGCACAGCGTATGAGGCTAATCCGCCCGGGATAAATTTTTACGGGCTGGGGATCGCGCCGAAAATCCTCGATATCCTGGAACGGATAAAATTCAAGGTTCCTACCCCGATTCAGCGTAAGGCTATCCCTCTGGCGATTACGGGCAAGGATGTCATTGGCATCGCCCAGACCGGAACCGGAAAAACACACGCCTTTGTCATACCTATGGTGCAGATGCTGGCGCAGAAAAAGGGCATAGGTTTAGTCCTTGCGCCTACGCGGGAGTTAGCTATTCAGATTGATGAAGCTTTTAGGGGAATCGCGCCTGCCTTCGGTATGCGCACTGCCTGTCTTATCGGCGGGGCTCCCATGCTCCCCCAGGTACAGGCTTTGCGTAAGAACCCGCGCGTGGTTATTGCTACCCCGGGCAGGCTCCTTGACCACATGAGCCAGTGGAATATCATGCCTAATGAGGTAGCTATGCTGGTGCTTGATGAAGCAGACCGCATGCTGGATATGGGTTTTGCTCCGCAGATCAATAAGATCCTGCGTTTCTTACCTAAAGAAAGGCAGACCATGCTTTTTTCCGCGACTATCCCCAAAGAAATTATGGAGATGGCTGCCAAATATATGAAACTGCCGGTTTGTATTGAGATTGCCCCTTCAGGCACGACTGCCGAACACGTTACGCAGGAATTATTTATCGTGAAGAGGGAAGCCAAGCAGCAGCTCTTAGGTAAATTACTTACGCAGTATCAGGGTTCGGTCCTTTTATTTTCCCGCACCAAATATAACGCCAGAAAACTCTGCCGCGCCATCCGAGATATGGGCCATAGCGTAGCCGAGATACATTCTAACCGCTCGCTGAGCCAGCGCCGCGAAGCGCTGGAAGGTTTTAGGGCCGGCAGATATAAAGTGCTCGTGGCTACGGATATTGCCGCAAGAGGCATTGATGTCAGCGGGATTGAGCTGGTCATTAATTATGACCTTCCCGAAGACGCCCAGAATTATGTGCACCGCATAGGCCGTACAGCCAGGGCAGGACATAAAGGCCACGCCATTTCTTTTGCTACTCCTGAGCAGAGCGCTGAAGTCAAGGATATTGAAAAGATTATCCGGGCTTCTTTGCCCGTTTCTAAACACCCCCATGTCCCTTCGGCAGAATTCATCAAGCCCGGGCACCATTCCGCGGACAGAGAGCAGAGAAAAAATTACTTTAGGAAACAGAGACGCAATAGCTACCACCGGCATTAA